From the Leptospira bouyouniensis genome, one window contains:
- a CDS encoding DUF2326 domain-containing protein has translation MIKLIKLFSDPEIFNPIIFKSGLNLILGEKSESSNKTNGVGKSISIEFLNYCLLKKASDSRVLNIPTELIDPSTNIKLELYIHSHHLTIIRNIGDPDKVAILINDLEKTFDSLEDASEYLGNLYFEGFLDYKVKISLRNLLAPIIRDEKSEFKDIIKCYDTDKNIPRDYKPHLFFLGLNLDLYSEIRKIIDSLEKKTKYASETKKLLTNNQQIKISEAKARLNELDHEVASINNSIEKLRNKDSYDLIQTEIIALETKVSELRTIQKATQFEIKQIESLPIPEDISEQEIKILFNNFKEGLGDIVSKSIEEVKVFKNKIDGFRNYLVGERLAILKEGLFTLNSELRVLDESYTEKLSLIEKGELLKDLKTSLNIFNNKNEELNNLKALINRFDIAENEKEELKILKNNKLHEFRDKILEKQEVIKSFEQTILLVHERIMDNRKAHFEIQTVNKANVKDFLYFDLRTDDDGSHSTDRVKVLIYDIALLFNEQTSKRHPKFLVHDNIFDIDQDSLEKSLIFLHNQEKNNLNDFQYILTLNRDILEAIEQTNKLGFNIENYKRASYTKENRFLKKKYTEVKRRK, from the coding sequence TTTTAAACTACTGCCTATTAAAAAAGGCAAGTGATAGCAGGGTATTAAACATACCTACCGAACTAATTGATCCATCTACGAATATTAAATTAGAACTGTATATTCATAGTCATCACTTAACAATAATTCGAAATATTGGAGATCCTGATAAAGTAGCGATATTGATAAATGATTTAGAGAAGACATTCGATAGTTTAGAAGATGCATCTGAATATCTTGGAAATCTGTATTTTGAAGGATTTCTAGACTACAAGGTCAAGATTAGTTTAAGAAATCTTTTAGCTCCAATTATTCGAGATGAAAAATCCGAATTTAAAGATATAATAAAATGTTACGATACTGATAAGAATATTCCAAGAGATTACAAACCACATTTATTCTTTTTAGGATTGAATTTAGATCTATATTCAGAAATTCGAAAAATAATTGACTCACTTGAAAAGAAAACAAAATACGCATCTGAAACCAAAAAACTTTTAACCAATAATCAACAAATTAAAATTAGCGAAGCAAAGGCAAGGTTAAATGAATTAGACCATGAAGTAGCATCAATAAACAATTCAATTGAAAAATTGAGAAACAAAGATTCATACGATTTAATTCAAACAGAAATTATCGCACTTGAAACTAAGGTTTCCGAACTGAGAACAATACAGAAAGCAACTCAATTTGAAATTAAGCAAATTGAATCATTGCCAATTCCGGAAGATATAAGCGAACAAGAAATCAAGATTTTATTTAATAATTTCAAAGAAGGACTAGGAGATATTGTTTCCAAATCAATTGAAGAAGTTAAAGTTTTTAAGAATAAGATAGATGGTTTTAGAAATTATTTGGTTGGTGAGCGTCTAGCAATTCTTAAAGAAGGGCTATTTACTTTGAATTCAGAGCTAAGAGTTCTAGATGAAAGCTACACTGAAAAGCTTTCCTTGATCGAAAAAGGAGAACTATTAAAAGACTTAAAAACTTCTTTAAATATTTTTAATAATAAAAATGAAGAACTTAATAATTTAAAAGCTTTGATTAATCGATTCGATATAGCCGAAAACGAGAAAGAAGAGTTAAAGATACTAAAAAATAATAAATTACATGAATTTCGAGATAAAATCCTGGAAAAGCAAGAAGTTATAAAGAGTTTTGAGCAAACAATCTTACTAGTTCACGAGAGAATAATGGACAATCGAAAGGCCCATTTTGAAATACAGACCGTTAATAAAGCAAATGTCAAAGATTTTTTGTATTTTGATCTTAGAACCGATGATGATGGAAGCCATAGTACGGATCGAGTCAAAGTTCTTATTTATGATATTGCATTACTATTTAATGAACAAACATCAAAACGACACCCTAAATTTTTGGTTCATGACAATATATTTGATATAGATCAAGATTCTCTTGAAAAAAGTTTAATTTTTCTGCATAATCAAGAAAAAAATAATTTAAATGATTTTCAATACATACTAACATTAAATAGAGACATACTAGAAGCGATCGAACAAACAAATAAACTAGGTTTTAATATCGAAAACTATAAAAGAGCCTCTTATACGAAAGAAAATCGATTTCTTAAGAAAAAGTATACTGAGGTAAAAAGACGTAAATGA
- a CDS encoding LA_2444/LA_4059 family outer membrane protein, protein MKKRKILTLIILAISSLSINSEEVENNAKERRANQIYIRRNNGYAAPNEFNMYNSLFPISFAYEIPSIQYNTFGFVRFIGDSKFSIEGNFFEYKKTNSSFDRINPYTDQISRGNLGTYYRSEQNLFLNYHLIENRIIFNLGIQRLQSDLSDGRFAFYNYNFSQNLNGLTAGLLLESPRFYGLYISAGYRYSILSGFTEINHSIVTSARNFEFAHIKDNPFTKYYATETKLLIGYELTDSILLSLGFIDQSAKVVQNRSQIITSDSFSTILIRSNIEYTAKYEYFGSTFASITYKY, encoded by the coding sequence ATGAAAAAAAGAAAAATATTAACTCTAATTATATTAGCAATCTCAAGCCTCAGTATTAATTCGGAAGAAGTTGAAAATAATGCCAAAGAAAGAAGAGCAAACCAAATTTATATCAGAAGAAATAACGGATATGCTGCACCGAATGAATTTAATATGTATAACAGTCTTTTTCCGATATCCTTCGCATATGAAATACCTTCTATCCAATATAACACGTTCGGATTTGTTAGATTTATAGGTGATTCTAAGTTTAGTATTGAAGGAAACTTTTTTGAGTATAAAAAGACCAATTCCTCTTTTGATAGAATAAATCCTTATACAGATCAAATTAGCAGAGGAAATCTTGGTACTTATTATAGATCAGAACAGAACTTATTCTTAAATTACCATCTTATTGAAAATAGAATAATTTTTAACCTCGGAATACAAAGACTACAAAGTGATTTGAGCGATGGGAGATTTGCATTTTATAACTATAATTTTTCCCAAAATTTAAATGGATTAACGGCTGGACTGCTACTTGAATCTCCAAGATTCTATGGCCTCTATATATCAGCAGGTTACAGATATTCTATCCTAAGTGGTTTTACCGAAATTAACCACTCAATTGTTACTTCAGCTAGAAATTTTGAATTTGCCCATATTAAAGACAATCCATTCACTAAATACTATGCTACAGAAACAAAACTTTTAATTGGTTACGAATTAACTGACTCCATCCTATTATCTTTAGGTTTTATTGATCAATCTGCAAAAGTTGTTCAAAATAGAAGTCAAATCATCACTAGTGATTCTTTTTCTACGATTTTAATTAGATCAAATATTGAATATACTGCTAAGTATGAATATTTCGGTTCCACCTTCGCATCTATTACTTATAAATATTAA